The following is a genomic window from Geobacillus subterraneus.
TCAACCAAGGTGGGGATGCAAATGAGCACTAACAAAAAAAGGAGCCGTGGCGCATATCATATAACAACTGGAACGGCAAAACGCCCAATTTTAAAGAGAATAGTGCGTCAAAACCGTCATCATTACCGAATTGGACCATCTGTTCTAACAGAAGAGCAAATGAAGGAGGTCATTCAAGTGCGATCTAAAAAAAAGAAGCTAACCAAGGAAGAAAAGAAAGCGTTACACAAACGTCTGGCTGGCAGTACGAAGTTATTTAGCAAAGAAGGCGTGTTGGAATCATTAAGAATTGCAAATAGAGAAGAGTGGGAGGATTAAGCATTGTCAACCAAAGTACTAATCGATACAAATATATACGCAGCACATGAAATGGGTTACCCTGATGCAGTAGAGTTCATTGAACAGCTGATTGAAGATGAGGTAGAGATTATTATGACTACCTTCATTGAGATGGAGATCATGTCTCATTTCGAAATCGAAACAGATCCTGATATAAGAGAAAATAGAAAAGGATATATTCAAATGGCTGATCAAATCTATGAAGTCACTAGAGAAGATATGGAGCTAGCAGCTGACATAAGAAGAAAAGCGAGAGCGGACAGTACACGCAAAAAGAGTATTAAAGCACCAGATGCTCTTGTTGCAGCTGCAGCTCTTCTACATAATGCCATATTAGTTAGTAATAACGATAAAGACTTTCATTGGATTCGAGATAACTATACTTATAAAGATCGAAAGTTAGATTATGTGAATCCGATAATAGATAAGAAAGCTTACGGCGAGTTTGTCAAAACCTATATCGAAAGCAGAGGGTTTTAGAAATTTTATTTGAACATATTATCCCTTATGGCAACCCGATTAACGACATTCGTGACCCCATCACCAAAATATTTCCAAAATACGTCTTCCGCAACAAGATATTTTCCAATCCGATTACCGCAAAATAAAATTAATCCATTCAACGGAACTAAGACTGCGATCGACAAGTGGGCGCCTATATTTTCTTGCTCAATGCTGAACAGGGCTTTAATGGAGTCTAACCGATCGGTCCTTGCCTAGGGGGAAACGGCAGTCAAGTTGGTTGTGGGGTGCTCTTCCTACCGCAAAGCCGCCCGTTCGTTGGAGTCGATCGTGAGAGATGCGGTCCTCAGCCATGAGGTGATTCGTCAGCTGGTGTTGGAGGCCCCTGTCTCATACCCGTCAAGTTTAGCGGTATAAAATTTTTAAGACGATACTCGTGTTCATCCCCGCAGTGAATGATGGGGATCACATCCATTATTGGGCATACCAAATACCCCTCCAGAAGAGGGGTATTTGGTATTTATATCCATATCTAATTCTACCATATCTCTAATTTCGTTAAGATATCTGATGCCGTTTCTTCCCCTTTCCTTCGACCTTTCTTGGCATGTTTTCGTAACAGGGAAAGGAGAGAGAAAAGGTTGATTTCCGCCATATGCGAACGCAAAAGCAACTGGTGCCAATACGATTGGAGAAGATCGAGCGCTTTCCGTTCACTGATTTCAATGTCTTCCTTTTGATGCCAATACATCCGAGCTTGAAACAGAAACGTCTGGGTGACCAAAATGGCAATCAACGTCCCGTATAAATGGCATTCGAAACGTTCTTTTTTCATCTCCTTGACTTTCTCCAAATCAAATACGGATTTCCAGGCTTTAAACAACAATTCAATTTGCCAGCGCAGGGAATAGAGCTCATAAACCTGTTGACCATCAAACGACTCTTGTGGTAAATTCGTCAGTAAGATGTGGTATTTCTTTTGTTCGAGGGTTTGGCGTGCCAGCGCCTTCCCTTTTCTTTTTTCCTTTTTCCGCACATACGCCATCCGTTTTTGCCATTCTTCCGCCGTCAGACGGCGGAAAACCAACCGTGGAACATACAAGCGTTCATGTCCGATGTACACATGTTCCATTTCCACTGATTCCCCTTCCTCTAATTGATTCCCAAGGGATTCCCAATCCCATTCCTTCCACTGGCCATTCTCCTTGATATACACTTTCATATCGGAACGGAGCCGAGTAATATAATACGCTCCGCGGGCGTCGATCTCGGCCAGTGCGGCAACGGAGAAAAAGCCCAAATCCCGAATACATAGGTCATTCGGTAAAATCGTATGCTGGGCATGATAGGCAAAACGAGCGTCCGAGTCATTGGCCGATTGAACGCATAGCTGAAGGCAGGCGCCGGATAACAAGTCATATTCAAACTGAATTTTCACCCCCGACGAAACGGAACCTCGATAGTCTTCCCCATAGTCAGCGGGAACCAAAAAGCTGGTTGAGTCCAAAATCCGCAGGCGGGTAAAACAAGTTCGATAGGTCTCCATGGCTGACAAAAGCAATGGACGTTGATGCAGGAGGAGAAGGAAAAACACTTCTCGCAAAAATGCCACGGCCCGATCGGTAAAACGCTGATTCAAGCCTTCGCTTGAAAGGGAACAGCCATGCCAGAGCGTCAAGGCCGCACACAACCGCTGAAGCGACTGTTTGGCCAGTGAGCCATCTCCCCATGCACAGAGAGTCAGAAAGGCTTCCGCCGTTAACGAACGCTGCCGCCGGATAAAGCCTGTTTTCCGTGCGAGACGGGTTAATTCTTCGGGAGAAAAGAGTTGACAAATGGTTTGAATCCATGCTTTCATTTGTTTTTCCGTGAAAATCCCCACCACTTGGTGAGTGCGGTATACGCTCCTGATCCGTGAGGGTATACTGAAAATGGCCAAAAAAGGCAATAGGAAAGCAGAGGTGCCCGATTTTAGGCATCTCGTATAACCTGTCTGCCTTTTGGCTAGACTAAATAAGTTGTGGTTGGCGGAACGGCTCTTTGCGGGAGATCATGCAAAAGATGATCACCAACATCCGCCGAGCAATGGCGATGAGGGCTTTTTTCTTCCCGCACCGGGCCGCCAACGACCAAAACTTTCGGGACAAGGGATGCGTCTTGGATCGAGCTGCTGACCATGCCGCCTCGCATAACGCCGATCGGAGATGGGGATTGCCTTTTGTCGTGCGCGTGCTCTTTCGCTTTCCGGCGCTTTCATGGTTGCCGGGGGACAATCCAGTCCATGAAGCCGCCCGTTCCGGCGTTTCAAAGACGCTCATGTCGGTTCCCATCTCGGCTATGATGACGGCGGCGGTTTGTTTTTTCACTCCGGGCATGGTCATCAGCAGGTTCACTTCCTCGCGATACGGCTCGAGCAGGCGGTCGATGTGCTGGTCGACTTCTTCGATTAACTGCTCCAATTCCTCAACGTGTTTCCACAAGAGGCGAAGGAGACGGAGCTCGTGTTCGGTCAAGGTGCCGAGCAGCGAATCGTACACCGCTTGCTTTTTCTTTTTGAGCCTTCCGCGCAGGCATTGATCCAACTCGTCCTTGTCCACGTATCCCTTCTCAAGCAGCCGGGCGAGGATGTCTTTTCCGGAAACGCCGAAGAGATCGGAGAGGACCGAGCCGAGTTTGACATTGGAAGACTCGAGCACTTTTTGAATCCGGTTTTTCTCCGAAGTCAGCTGTCCGACCCACTTTTTGCGGAGGCGGGTAAAATCCCGCAATTCGCGAATATCCGCTGGGGGGACGAAACTTTTTTCAACGAGTCCATGGCGGAGCAGCTTGGCGATCCACTCGGCGTCCGAGACATCGGTTTTTCTTCCCGGGACATTTTTGATCCGCT
Proteins encoded in this region:
- a CDS encoding PIN domain-containing protein; this translates as MSTKVLIDTNIYAAHEMGYPDAVEFIEQLIEDEVEIIMTTFIEMEIMSHFEIETDPDIRENRKGYIQMADQIYEVTREDMELAADIRRKARADSTRKKSIKAPDALVAAAALLHNAILVSNNDKDFHWIRDNYTYKDRKLDYVNPIIDKKAYGEFVKTYIESRGF
- a CDS encoding IS4 family transposase, whose amino-acid sequence is MKAWIQTICQLFSPEELTRLARKTGFIRRQRSLTAEAFLTLCAWGDGSLAKQSLQRLCAALTLWHGCSLSSEGLNQRFTDRAVAFLREVFFLLLLHQRPLLLSAMETYRTCFTRLRILDSTSFLVPADYGEDYRGSVSSGVKIQFEYDLLSGACLQLCVQSANDSDARFAYHAQHTILPNDLCIRDLGFFSVAALAEIDARGAYYITRLRSDMKVYIKENGQWKEWDWESLGNQLEEGESVEMEHVYIGHERLYVPRLVFRRLTAEEWQKRMAYVRKKEKRKGKALARQTLEQKKYHILLTNLPQESFDGQQVYELYSLRWQIELLFKAWKSVFDLEKVKEMKKERFECHLYGTLIAILVTQTFLFQARMYWHQKEDIEISERKALDLLQSYWHQLLLRSHMAEINLFSLLSLLRKHAKKGRRKGEETASDILTKLEIW
- a CDS encoding IS110-like element ISGka2 family transposase yields the protein MDVIYPRCAGLDVHAETIVACALWEEDGHIQKDIQTFSTFSKGLGDLLEWLEEHGVTHVAMESTGVYWKPVFAFLEGYVDLTLANPQRIKNVPGRKTDVSDAEWIAKLLRHGLVEKSFVPPADIRELRDFTRLRKKWVGQLTSEKNRIQKVLESSNVKLGSVLSDLFGVSGKDILARLLEKGYVDKDELDQCLRGRLKKKKQAVYDSLLGTLTEHELRLLRLLWKHVEELEQLIEEVDQHIDRLLEPYREEVNLLMTMPGVKKQTAAVIIAEMGTDMSVFETPERAASWTGLSPGNHESAGKRKSTRTTKGNPHLRSALCEAAWSAARSKTHPLSRKFWSLAARCGKKKALIAIARRMLVIIFCMISRKEPFRQPQLI